Proteins from a single region of Streptomyces spinoverrucosus:
- a CDS encoding DEAD/DEAH box helicase has product MKHPNDSGIAHGSPAQPGTTTPALLPAVTFAGLELPTEVLRTLSELGVREPFPIQAATLPDALEGRDILGRGRTGSGKTLAFGLPLLARTAGRRAEPKQPLALILVPTRELAQQVTQALAPYAEALRLRIAAVVGGTSIGRQVAALRQGAEVVVATPGRLHDLIERNACRLGRVRITVLDEADQMCDLGFLPQVADVLDQVHPDGQRMLFSATLDRDVDQLVRRYLHDPIVHSVDPAAGTVTTMEHHVLVVHGPDRYAVITEIAARDGRVLLFLDTKHAVDQLTRHLRASGVHAGALHSGKSQPQRTRTLAQFKNGQITVLVATNVAARGLHVDDLDLVVNVDPPTDAKDYVHRAGRTARAGESGSVVTLVPAGQRRETSRMMAGAGIEPTVTKVRSGEAELSRITGAKTPSGIPLDGEPAVPRPKNTNAPFRGLGTSKGTSRGAGGKSRKAGEARKLAEARRAALVRRNG; this is encoded by the coding sequence ATGAAGCATCCCAATGACTCCGGCATCGCCCACGGCAGTCCCGCCCAGCCTGGGACAACGACCCCGGCGCTGCTCCCGGCCGTCACCTTCGCCGGTCTGGAACTGCCGACGGAGGTGCTGCGGACACTGAGCGAACTCGGGGTGCGCGAACCCTTTCCGATCCAGGCGGCCACACTGCCCGATGCCCTGGAGGGGCGCGACATCCTGGGACGCGGGCGCACCGGATCAGGCAAGACGCTCGCCTTCGGCCTGCCGCTACTCGCACGGACGGCCGGGCGGCGCGCGGAACCGAAGCAGCCCCTTGCTCTGATCCTGGTGCCTACCCGGGAGCTGGCCCAACAGGTCACCCAGGCGCTGGCGCCGTACGCCGAGGCACTGCGGCTGCGGATCGCCGCGGTCGTCGGCGGAACGTCGATCGGTCGGCAGGTCGCCGCGCTGCGCCAGGGAGCCGAGGTGGTCGTCGCCACCCCCGGACGCCTGCACGACCTGATCGAGCGCAACGCCTGCCGCCTGGGACGGGTGAGAATCACCGTGCTGGACGAGGCCGACCAGATGTGCGACTTGGGATTCCTGCCGCAGGTTGCCGACGTGCTCGACCAGGTGCACCCCGACGGTCAGCGGATGCTTTTCTCGGCCACTCTCGATCGCGACGTCGATCAACTGGTCCGCCGCTACCTCCACGACCCCATCGTCCACTCGGTCGACCCGGCCGCGGGCACAGTCACGACGATGGAGCACCACGTTCTGGTCGTCCACGGCCCTGACCGCTACGCCGTCATCACGGAAATCGCCGCCCGCGACGGCCGCGTACTGCTGTTCCTCGACACCAAGCACGCCGTCGACCAGCTCACCCGGCATCTGCGGGCCAGCGGGGTGCACGCCGGGGCCCTGCACAGCGGCAAGTCCCAGCCACAGCGCACACGGACCCTGGCGCAGTTCAAGAACGGCCAGATCACCGTTCTGGTGGCGACCAATGTCGCGGCCCGTGGCCTGCACGTCGACGACCTCGATCTCGTGGTCAACGTCGACCCGCCCACCGATGCCAAGGACTATGTGCACCGGGCGGGCCGCACCGCCCGCGCCGGTGAGTCCGGCAGCGTGGTCACGCTCGTGCCGGCGGGCCAGCGCCGTGAGACGAGCCGCATGATGGCCGGGGCCGGCATCGAGCCGACCGTCACCAAGGTGCGCTCGGGCGAGGCGGAGCTGAGCCGGATCACCGGCGCCAAGACTCCCTCCGGGATCCCGCTCGACGGCGAGCCCGCCGTCCCCCGACCCAAGAACACCAACGCTCCCTTCCGCGGCCTCGGCACCAGCAAGGGCACCTCCCGCGGCGCCGGCGGCAAGTCCCGAAAGGCGGGCGAGGCCCGCAAGCTCGCCGAGGCCCGCAGGGCCGCCCTCGTGCGTCGCAACGGCTGA
- a CDS encoding NmrA family NAD(P)-binding protein, protein MPERNPILITGAAGHIGGVSRTIVDMLLEQGHPVRAFVRRDDERAHALRQAGAEVFVGDLLNIADVTASLKGVRRIYFSMSLSPYYTDAVSLMAAAARAKGDIEVFVNISEFEQSFMTVEKMTAPEEERRAWLGGNITEWSPQQRAHWVAERVLEWSGLPTVNIRGAMFVENPLMTWLALEPLSKGELRLPFGPHRLAPVAGYDVAEVSAKILADPAPHISKSYELNGPELKDMHGFAEDFAAVLGREVVYVPEDIETWNETYVDSNLAEYPHTAAHMKTLTRLIGGGGYRGVTDQLETLLGRPPKSVRWALENHPRIQELAAALSH, encoded by the coding sequence ATGCCAGAGCGCAATCCCATCCTGATCACCGGAGCCGCCGGCCACATCGGCGGTGTGAGCCGAACGATCGTCGACATGCTGCTTGAACAAGGGCACCCGGTACGCGCGTTCGTGCGACGGGACGACGAACGCGCGCACGCGCTCCGCCAGGCCGGAGCCGAGGTCTTCGTCGGAGACCTGCTCAACATCGCCGACGTGACCGCCTCGCTGAAGGGCGTCCGACGCATCTACTTCAGCATGAGCCTGTCGCCGTACTACACCGACGCCGTCAGCCTGATGGCCGCGGCGGCACGGGCCAAGGGCGACATCGAGGTCTTCGTCAACATCTCAGAGTTCGAGCAGTCCTTCATGACGGTCGAGAAGATGACCGCACCGGAGGAAGAGCGACGTGCGTGGCTCGGCGGGAACATCACGGAGTGGTCGCCGCAGCAGCGGGCCCACTGGGTCGCCGAGCGGGTGCTGGAGTGGTCCGGCCTTCCGACCGTCAACATCCGGGGGGCCATGTTCGTCGAGAACCCCCTCATGACGTGGCTGGCGCTGGAGCCGCTGAGCAAGGGCGAACTGCGCCTGCCCTTCGGCCCTCACCGGCTCGCGCCCGTCGCGGGTTACGACGTGGCGGAGGTGTCCGCGAAGATCCTGGCCGACCCGGCACCGCACATCTCGAAGTCCTACGAGCTCAACGGTCCGGAACTGAAGGACATGCACGGGTTCGCCGAGGACTTCGCGGCCGTGCTGGGACGCGAGGTCGTCTACGTTCCCGAAGACATCGAAACCTGGAACGAGACCTACGTGGACAGCAACCTCGCCGAGTACCCGCACACCGCGGCGCACATGAAGACCCTGACCCGGCTGATCGGCGGCGGAGGGTACCGAGGCGTCACCGACCAGCTGGAAACCCTGCTCGGGCGCCCGCCGAAGTCCGTGCGGTGGGCGCTGGAGAACCATCCGCGCATCCAGGAGCTGGCGGCTGCTCTGAGCCACTGA
- the lipB gene encoding lipoyl(octanoyl) transferase LipB codes for MPYTAAQADMVQWVEERKQGLAANRLFLLTHPAVITYTARTPNDQLPDADSAIALVQTDRGGHATYHGPGQLIGYLVLNVRELGPRGLVRRVEQALIDALDTLGFPAIRRETPPGSQSLAGVWTPGHRKLASIGMRISGSVSSHGFALNIDPDLSVYTAFTACALPGVRMTSLAELAAERGLPTPTHTEVRDAVARAVTTHLTSR; via the coding sequence GTGCCCTACACGGCGGCGCAGGCGGACATGGTCCAATGGGTTGAGGAGCGCAAACAGGGCCTCGCGGCCAACCGGCTCTTCCTGCTCACGCACCCTGCGGTGATCACCTACACCGCCCGTACGCCGAACGACCAACTGCCCGACGCGGACTCAGCCATCGCCCTGGTGCAGACAGACCGCGGCGGGCATGCCACCTACCACGGTCCAGGCCAGCTCATCGGCTATCTCGTGCTCAACGTGCGCGAGCTCGGTCCCCGTGGTCTGGTCCGCCGTGTCGAGCAGGCGCTGATCGACGCACTGGACACCCTCGGTTTCCCAGCGATCCGCCGCGAGACGCCGCCGGGGTCGCAGAGCCTGGCGGGCGTGTGGACCCCCGGTCACCGCAAACTCGCCTCGATCGGCATGCGCATCAGCGGAAGTGTCTCCAGCCACGGCTTCGCCCTCAACATCGACCCCGACCTGAGCGTCTACACCGCCTTCACCGCCTGCGCCCTGCCCGGCGTCCGGATGACCTCCCTGGCCGAACTCGCCGCCGAACGCGGCCTGCCGACCCCAACCCACACCGAGGTGCGCGACGCGGTCGCACGAGCGGTCACTACGCACCTGACATCACGTTAG
- a CDS encoding GNAT family N-acetyltransferase — MSSRTSQIGQPVTIRRAVARDAKRLTRLVRGSGAYEGKYASAVAGYRVGPDYIEAHRAFVAVGADEHGDRVLGFYSLVLAPPELDLLFVADDVQGRGIGRLLVAHMQSEARAAGLDRVMVVSHLPAEDFYHRVGAVRTGTAFANPPAVPWDRPEFEFRIPSG, encoded by the coding sequence ATGAGTTCACGCACTTCTCAGATCGGCCAGCCGGTCACGATACGGAGGGCCGTTGCGCGGGATGCCAAACGGCTCACGCGGCTCGTGCGTGGCTCAGGCGCCTACGAGGGTAAGTACGCATCCGCAGTCGCGGGCTACCGGGTCGGTCCTGATTACATTGAGGCCCACCGCGCCTTCGTGGCCGTCGGCGCCGACGAGCATGGAGACCGGGTCCTCGGGTTCTACTCGCTCGTCCTTGCTCCACCGGAGCTCGACCTGCTGTTCGTTGCCGACGACGTGCAAGGACGGGGTATTGGACGGCTGCTCGTGGCGCACATGCAGTCCGAGGCCCGTGCCGCCGGTCTCGACCGTGTCATGGTCGTGTCGCATCTTCCCGCCGAGGACTTCTACCACCGTGTTGGCGCGGTGCGGACCGGGACCGCGTTTGCGAACCCGCCCGCCGTGCCGTGGGACCGTCCCGAATTCGAGTTTCGCATTCCTTCGGGATGA
- a CDS encoding alpha/beta fold hydrolase: MESSLTHRFVDVNGVRLHIAEQGQGPLVLLLHGWPESWYSWRHQFGALAAAGYRVVAPDQRGYARSEQPLDVASYTLLHLVGDVIALIEELGEEQAIVVGHDWGAPVAWTAAMLRPDTVRAVAGLSIPPILPGGMVPPSITRTQYGEGFYQVYFQQPGVADAEFAKDIPESFRRLLVGASGDNPLGREPRPLVIPDGLGLLDTMPQSPDLPAWLTKEDIQAYAEDFALHGEQAFTGAFNWYRNIEHNNELLAAFRGRGIDVPALYVVGDRDMVTSLRGPDGGSSLSEILRGEGGSGNPMSAVAPQLHDVVVLPGCGHWTQQERPAEVNAALLDFLARIDGSSPR, encoded by the coding sequence ATGGAAAGTTCGCTCACCCACCGCTTCGTCGACGTGAACGGAGTCAGACTGCACATCGCCGAGCAGGGGCAGGGGCCGCTGGTCCTGCTGCTGCACGGCTGGCCGGAGAGCTGGTACTCCTGGCGTCACCAGTTCGGGGCGCTGGCAGCGGCCGGATACCGGGTCGTCGCCCCCGACCAGCGCGGCTATGCCCGCAGCGAGCAGCCGCTGGACGTGGCCTCGTACACCCTGCTCCACCTCGTCGGTGACGTGATCGCCCTGATCGAGGAACTCGGCGAGGAGCAGGCGATCGTCGTGGGCCACGACTGGGGCGCACCCGTCGCCTGGACCGCCGCGATGCTGCGCCCCGACACGGTCCGCGCCGTGGCCGGGCTCAGCATTCCGCCGATCCTGCCCGGCGGGATGGTCCCGCCGTCGATCACCCGCACCCAGTACGGCGAGGGCTTCTACCAGGTCTACTTCCAGCAGCCGGGAGTCGCCGACGCGGAGTTCGCCAAGGACATCCCGGAGTCCTTCCGCCGCCTCCTGGTCGGTGCCTCGGGCGACAACCCGCTCGGCAGGGAGCCCCGTCCGCTGGTCATACCCGACGGCCTGGGTCTCCTGGACACCATGCCGCAGTCGCCCGACCTCCCGGCCTGGCTGACGAAGGAGGACATCCAGGCGTACGCCGAGGACTTCGCCCTGCACGGCGAGCAGGCGTTCACCGGAGCCTTCAACTGGTACCGGAACATCGAGCACAACAACGAACTGCTCGCTGCTTTCCGGGGGCGCGGGATCGACGTCCCCGCGCTGTACGTGGTGGGAGACCGCGACATGGTCACCTCGCTGCGCGGGCCGGACGGGGGCAGCTCTCTGAGCGAGATTCTGCGAGGCGAGGGCGGGTCGGGCAACCCGATGAGCGCTGTCGCGCCTCAACTGCACGACGTGGTGGTGCTTCCGGGTTGCGGGCATTGGACGCAGCAGGAGCGTCCCGCGGAGGTCAACGCCGCACTTCTGGACTTCCTCGCCCGCATCGACGGCTCTTCGCCCCGATGA
- a CDS encoding outer membrane protein assembly factor BamB family protein, whose translation MSRRISTTPLVADDAVYIAAFDPGRLVVPDPLSGRELWRKSAGGAFTTTPFMAGDRIGASDRTGVLHAWDPRTRRSTAQLPARWSEEGRGQPAVESRMMFVGERAGPGQGLVT comes from the coding sequence GTGTCCCGACGCATCAGTACGACCCCCTTGGTCGCTGACGACGCCGTCTACATCGCCGCATTCGACCCAGGGCGGCTTGTAGTCCCCGATCCGCTCTCTGGCAGAGAGCTGTGGCGCAAGAGCGCAGGCGGCGCCTTCACCACCACGCCGTTCATGGCGGGCGATCGGATCGGGGCCAGTGACCGTACTGGGGTCCTGCACGCGTGGGATCCGCGCACCCGCCGGAGTACGGCCCAGCTGCCGGCGCGGTGGAGCGAAGAAGGCCGCGGACAACCCGCCGTTGAGAGCCGCATGATGTTCGTCGGCGAGCGCGCAGGTCCAGGTCAGGGCCTTGTGACGTGA
- a CDS encoding PDR/VanB family oxidoreductase, which produces MSTLSTEVELDLVLERKESIAEGVVLLTLRDPEGRPLPEWQPGAHIDLILRSDLVRQYSLCGDPADRTRLQVAVLREPESRGGSSHVHDVLKEGESVRIRGPRNHFPLVKAKSYLFIAGGIGITPILPMIAAVNASRADWRLVYGGRTRASMAFGETLQGAYGERVSLRPQDEYGLLDLPSLLGKPQRKTAVYSCGPEPLLAAVEAGCERWPSGSLHLERFAPKNDVTAGPLTTFEVELAQSGKTLKVSEDMSILEAVESTGVSVMTSCEEGICGTCETAVLAGEIDHRDSVLDDEERAAGNTMMICVSRAKGNRLVLDL; this is translated from the coding sequence ATGAGCACTCTCAGCACCGAGGTCGAACTCGACCTCGTGTTGGAACGCAAGGAATCCATAGCCGAAGGTGTTGTGCTGCTGACGCTGCGCGACCCGGAAGGCCGTCCGCTGCCGGAATGGCAGCCGGGGGCACACATCGATCTGATACTGCGATCCGACCTCGTCAGGCAGTATTCCCTCTGCGGAGACCCAGCGGATCGAACCCGCCTTCAGGTCGCGGTGCTGCGCGAACCGGAAAGCCGGGGCGGGTCGAGCCACGTGCACGACGTACTCAAGGAAGGTGAGTCGGTGCGCATTCGCGGGCCACGCAACCACTTTCCGCTCGTGAAGGCCAAAAGCTACCTGTTCATCGCAGGCGGGATCGGGATCACCCCGATCCTGCCCATGATCGCGGCCGTCAACGCGAGCCGCGCCGACTGGCGACTCGTATACGGGGGCCGTACCCGCGCTTCGATGGCATTCGGTGAGACGTTGCAGGGGGCGTACGGAGAGCGGGTGAGCCTGCGGCCGCAGGATGAGTACGGGCTGCTGGACCTGCCTTCGCTGCTCGGCAAGCCGCAACGCAAGACAGCCGTCTACAGCTGCGGTCCGGAACCGCTGCTCGCGGCGGTCGAGGCCGGCTGCGAGAGGTGGCCGAGCGGATCTCTGCACCTGGAGCGCTTCGCCCCGAAGAACGATGTCACCGCCGGGCCGCTCACGACCTTCGAAGTCGAACTCGCCCAGAGCGGCAAGACACTGAAGGTCTCTGAGGACATGTCCATTCTTGAGGCCGTCGAAAGCACCGGTGTGTCGGTGATGACATCGTGCGAGGAGGGAATCTGCGGAACCTGCGAAACGGCGGTACTGGCCGGGGAGATCGACCACCGCGACTCGGTCCTGGACGACGAGGAGCGCGCCGCGGGCAACACAATGATGATCTGCGTCTCCCGAGCCAAGGGCAACCGCCTGGTCCTCGACCTCTGA
- a CDS encoding DUF5302 domain-containing protein — translation MTAERVSTEGSEPAAPETSPLEPDSDGNYDLKRKFREALARKRGAQADAADVAAKSDASKVRSAHGPAASQRSFRRKSGG, via the coding sequence ATGACCGCAGAGCGCGTATCTACGGAAGGTTCGGAGCCGGCTGCCCCCGAGACGTCCCCTCTGGAGCCGGACAGTGACGGCAACTACGACCTCAAGCGCAAGTTCCGCGAAGCCCTGGCGCGTAAGCGCGGTGCGCAGGCGGATGCCGCTGATGTTGCCGCCAAGTCCGATGCATCGAAGGTGCGTTCGGCTCACGGCCCGGCTGCGAGCCAGCGGTCGTTCAGGCGCAAGAGCGGCGGCTGA
- a CDS encoding ribonuclease J, producing MSHPHPELKAAPPLPEGGLRVIALGGLGEIGRNMTVFEHAGKLLIVDCGVLFPEETQPGVDVILPDFTSIRDRLDDIVAVVLTHGHEDHIGGVPYLLRERSDIPVVGSKLTLAFLEAKLKEHGIRPRTVRVREGDRRGFGPFDCEFVAVNHSIPDSLAVAIRTRAGMVLHTGDFKMDQFPLDDRITDLRAFARLGEEGVDLFLTDSTNAEVPGFTTSERELSPAIEQVMRTAPRRVIVSSFASHVHRIQQVLDAAHQHGRKVAFVGRSMVRNMGIARDLGYLKVPSGLVVSTKELEKLPDHKIALVCTGSQGEPMAALSRMANRDHMIRIGKDDTVLLASSLIPGNENAIYRVINGLTRWGAHVVHKGNAKVHVSGHASAGELVYCYNIVKPRNVMPVHGEWRHLRANGDLAIRTGVDPDRVVIAEDGVVVDLVDGRASITGKVPAGNVYVDGMEVGGATEASLKDRLTLAAEGVVTVVAIVDADTGALAEAPDFLARGFVHDDATFEPVIPVIEKTLATAAEEGVGDARQLEQLVARAVANWAFRTHRRKPLIIPVIIDA from the coding sequence ATGAGTCATCCGCACCCCGAGCTGAAAGCCGCCCCGCCCCTTCCTGAAGGAGGGCTGCGGGTCATCGCCCTGGGCGGCCTGGGGGAGATCGGCCGCAACATGACCGTCTTCGAGCACGCGGGCAAGCTGCTCATCGTCGACTGCGGCGTACTGTTCCCTGAGGAGACCCAGCCCGGCGTGGACGTGATCCTGCCGGACTTCACCTCGATCCGCGACCGGCTGGACGACATCGTGGCCGTGGTCCTCACCCACGGCCACGAGGACCACATCGGCGGCGTGCCGTACCTGCTGCGCGAGCGGTCCGACATTCCCGTCGTCGGCTCCAAGCTGACGCTGGCGTTCCTGGAGGCCAAGCTCAAGGAACACGGCATCCGGCCGCGCACGGTGCGGGTGCGGGAGGGCGACCGGCGTGGCTTCGGGCCCTTCGACTGCGAGTTCGTGGCGGTCAACCACTCCATCCCCGACAGCCTCGCGGTCGCGATCCGCACCCGGGCCGGGATGGTGCTGCACACCGGCGACTTCAAGATGGACCAGTTCCCTCTCGACGACCGCATCACCGATCTGCGTGCCTTCGCCCGCCTCGGCGAGGAGGGCGTGGACCTGTTCCTCACCGACTCCACCAACGCCGAAGTACCCGGCTTCACCACCTCCGAGCGAGAGCTGAGCCCGGCGATCGAGCAGGTGATGCGCACCGCGCCGCGCCGGGTCATCGTCTCCAGCTTCGCCAGCCACGTGCACCGCATCCAGCAGGTCCTGGACGCCGCCCACCAGCACGGCCGTAAGGTCGCCTTCGTCGGCCGGTCGATGGTCCGCAACATGGGCATCGCCCGTGACCTGGGCTATCTGAAGGTCCCCTCCGGTCTGGTCGTGAGCACGAAGGAGTTGGAGAAGCTTCCGGATCACAAGATCGCTCTGGTGTGCACCGGCTCCCAGGGCGAACCGATGGCCGCGCTGTCACGGATGGCCAACCGCGACCACATGATCCGCATCGGCAAGGACGACACCGTCCTGCTCGCCAGCTCCCTCATTCCCGGCAACGAGAACGCCATCTACCGGGTGATCAACGGACTCACCCGGTGGGGCGCCCACGTGGTCCACAAGGGCAACGCCAAGGTGCACGTCTCCGGACACGCCAGCGCCGGCGAACTCGTCTACTGCTACAACATCGTCAAGCCCCGCAACGTCATGCCCGTGCACGGCGAATGGCGCCACCTGCGGGCCAACGGCGACCTCGCCATCCGTACCGGTGTCGACCCCGACCGGGTCGTCATCGCCGAGGACGGCGTCGTCGTCGATCTGGTCGACGGGCGCGCATCCATCACCGGCAAGGTCCCCGCCGGCAACGTCTACGTGGACGGCATGGAGGTCGGCGGCGCGACCGAAGCGTCCCTCAAGGACCGCCTCACCCTCGCCGCCGAAGGCGTGGTCACGGTGGTGGCGATCGTCGACGCGGACACCGGCGCCCTCGCCGAGGCCCCCGACTTCCTGGCCCGGGGCTTCGTCCACGACGACGCCACCTTCGAGCCGGTCATCCCCGTCATCGAGAAGACCCTGGCCACCGCAGCTGAGGAAGGCGTCGGGGACGCCCGCCAACTCGAACAACTCGTCGCCCGCGCCGTGGCGAACTGGGCGTTCCGCACCCACCGCCGCAAGCCCCTCATCATCCCCGTCATCATCGACGCCTGA
- a CDS encoding SCP2 sterol-binding domain-containing protein, translating into MASKNKLEDHPTVVQVRQRHDRGVTRPAEPLDASWLRQLCLDAGADDVGFVEIDRPEIADQRADLEAALPGVRVLISFVTRMNRENVRTPARSVANLEFHHTGDHSNEVGRQVVGKLEAMGVRAINPAMGFPMEMDKFPRKTWVVGHKPVAVAAGLGKMGIHRNVIHPKFGNFVLLGTILIDAEVSDLSQPIEYNPCLECKLCVTACPTGAIASDGHFNFSACYTHNYREFMGGFGDWAEQVAESRDAHDYRSRVSDSESASMWQSLSFGANYKAAYCMSVCPAGEDVIGPWLENRKSHLTQVVRPLVDKEETVYVVPGSDAEQHVAKRFPNKRTKHVAMSLRANSIDGLVEGMPLIFQREQAKDMSASYHFTFTGDESRQITVTIRDRELDIADGHHGEPDLRITADTATWLRFLTNPTMLAWALVRRQIKLQGSPRLLRDFGRCFPS; encoded by the coding sequence ATGGCCAGCAAGAACAAGCTCGAAGACCATCCCACCGTCGTCCAAGTCCGCCAGCGGCACGATCGTGGCGTCACCCGGCCCGCAGAGCCGCTGGATGCGTCCTGGCTGCGGCAGCTATGTCTCGACGCGGGTGCGGACGATGTTGGTTTCGTCGAGATCGACCGGCCGGAAATCGCCGACCAGCGAGCGGACCTGGAAGCCGCGCTGCCCGGTGTCCGAGTGTTGATCAGCTTCGTGACCCGAATGAACCGGGAGAACGTCCGCACTCCTGCGCGCTCCGTTGCCAACCTGGAGTTCCATCACACTGGCGACCACTCCAACGAGGTCGGCCGGCAAGTGGTGGGCAAGCTGGAGGCGATGGGTGTGCGCGCCATCAACCCCGCGATGGGTTTTCCGATGGAGATGGACAAGTTCCCCAGGAAGACGTGGGTCGTCGGGCACAAGCCGGTCGCCGTGGCGGCCGGACTCGGCAAGATGGGCATCCACCGCAACGTCATCCACCCGAAATTCGGCAACTTCGTCCTGCTGGGCACCATCCTCATCGACGCCGAGGTAAGCGACCTCTCCCAGCCCATCGAGTACAACCCCTGCCTGGAATGCAAGCTGTGCGTGACAGCCTGCCCGACCGGGGCGATCGCGTCCGACGGTCACTTCAACTTCTCCGCCTGCTACACACACAACTACCGTGAGTTCATGGGCGGCTTCGGCGACTGGGCCGAACAGGTTGCTGAAAGCCGTGACGCCCACGACTACCGCTCGCGAGTGAGCGACAGCGAGAGCGCGTCCATGTGGCAGAGCCTGTCCTTCGGCGCCAACTACAAAGCGGCCTACTGCATGTCGGTGTGCCCGGCCGGCGAGGACGTCATCGGACCCTGGTTGGAAAATCGCAAGTCACACCTGACCCAGGTCGTGCGCCCACTGGTGGACAAGGAAGAGACCGTCTACGTCGTCCCGGGTTCCGACGCCGAGCAACACGTGGCCAAACGGTTCCCGAACAAGCGAACGAAGCACGTGGCGATGAGCTTGCGAGCGAACAGCATCGACGGTCTCGTGGAAGGCATGCCGCTGATCTTTCAGCGCGAACAGGCCAAGGACATGTCCGCCAGTTACCACTTCACCTTCACCGGCGACGAGTCTCGGCAGATCACCGTGACCATCCGCGACCGCGAACTCGATATCGCCGACGGACATCACGGTGAGCCTGATCTCAGGATCACCGCCGACACGGCCACCTGGCTGCGTTTCCTCACCAATCCGACGATGCTGGCGTGGGCACTGGTGCGGCGCCAGATCAAGTTGCAGGGCTCCCCTCGGCTGCTGCGCGACTTCGGCCGTTGCTTCCCGTCCTGA
- a CDS encoding cold-shock protein has protein sequence MAKGTVKWFNSEKGFGFIEQEGGGPDVFAHYSNIASQGYRELQEGQKVEFDVTQGQKGPQAENIRPA, from the coding sequence ATGGCCAAGGGCACAGTGAAGTGGTTCAACAGCGAGAAGGGCTTCGGCTTCATCGAGCAGGAGGGCGGCGGCCCCGACGTCTTCGCCCACTACTCCAACATCGCCAGCCAGGGCTACCGCGAGCTGCAGGAGGGCCAGAAGGTCGAGTTCGACGTCACGCAGGGCCAGAAGGGCCCGCAGGCTGAGAACATCCGCCCCGCCTGA